Proteins found in one Homalodisca vitripennis isolate AUS2020 chromosome 4, UT_GWSS_2.1, whole genome shotgun sequence genomic segment:
- the LOC124359917 gene encoding dynein axonemal intermediate chain 7-like, translating into MAKKKLTKKEKQRLAEAEAKRKAAEEEAERLRLQKEEKERLKREAREAKERAEREVAEHYIRIENLGYSCELFKKNKEVKLQHDIALREAEEWKMYLECNGLPNPGNVSEMNTYLFLWKLDKKTNYIDDNLPKTQEVLNLLNVLNSLIDNPLNNSRKQIDNWKEVRDDFREELQNRLDKSSFHLLRQLETNMTQVDLEMVTYLKECPYLTLCLWTLLKIPRAFNDSRPPPFVEFPQVGVTIQLPPRLTHTFLVVRALWVKYDHFSDLCPTWEAKPLPNEYMRNLNDVINEEWEEKQKIKQEQEAEDAARLEKMKKKTKKRYTLPPPEVTETGTQSDPTAPVGTDNKPSETVPAATDLPSIQTKHEEPPPPEPVADKPQEPRKKPSEIMEERELLKISELRTHLQVIVEPGELNMRRYTVLGGVFHLDLLEQPPQPKILQDRTLLTVLEGEHKLQHIDYYEEYRVTLPDKDNTSDETDAETKATMESEQLKLVAINIALPESVLWFEPPTAVQWNREKKIWSTSNIHDPKFNEEKQVLSFKTGLMAPVGLATFRFVNLPYQTWELRPDWKGPPGGVFFSVTAATVIVEFIIRANQVCMNQLQNATSTALQDIVGTFYPPHQLMRRMRQGGIDLFPQHDAYIYVEGVTQKHYTAENHLYDCMALCSTTYNFSWSRWNLLAGRNNMVMQVREFIDRKRLPNYQMLHVTPLKAIIVDCTEVSQAFSHQGVEGMEFYPDLFMLVSKHASSSSKEKIAAIDQDLVQTVYQILHNTRVLSYS; encoded by the exons ATGGccaagaaaaaattaacaaaaaaggaaaaacaacGGTTAGCAGAAGCAGAGGCAAAAAGGAAGGCTGCAGAAGAAGAAGCAGAACGACTTAGACTTCAAAAAGAAGAAAAGGAAAGATTAAAACGTGAGGCCAGAGAGGCAAAAGAAAGAGCAGAAAGAGAAGTTGCAGAGCATTATAtcagaattgaaaatttaggttATTCCTGtgaactctttaaaaaaaataaagaagtaaaacttCAACATGACATCGCTCTTAGGGAGGCAGAAGAATGGAAAATGTATTTGGAATGTAATGGCCTTCCGAATCCAGGCAATGTTTCAgaaatgaatacatatttatttttgtggaaattagataaaaaaaccAACTATATTGATGACAACTTACCAAAGACTCAAGAAGTACTAAATTTGCTGAATGTACTTAATAGCCTAATTGATAACCCTCTAAATAACAGCAGAAAACAAATTGATAATTGGAAAGAAGTTAGGGATGATTTCAGAGAGGAATTACAAAATCGACTGGATAAGTCTTCATTTCATTTGCTTCGACAACTAGAAACAAATATGACTCAAGTTGATCTTGAGATGgtaacatatttaaaagaatgtccTTATCTGACTCTATGTCTGTGGACCTTACTTAAGATTCCAAGAGCGTTTAATGATTCTAGACCTCCACCCTTCGTTGAGTTTCCACAAGTGGGAGTCACTATTCAATTGCCACCTCGATTAACTCATACCTTCTTGGTCGTACGAGCATTGTGGGTTAAATATGACCATTTTTCAGACCTCTGCCCAACTTGGGAAGCCAAACCACTACCAAATGAATATATGAGAAATTTAAATGATGTAATAAATGAAGAGTgggaagaaaaacaaaaaatcaaacaagAACAGGAAGCAGAAGATGCGGCAAGATtagaaaaaatgaagaaaaaaactaaaaaaagatataCTCTACCCCCTCCAGAAGTAACAGAAACTGGAACTCAGAGTGACCCCACAGCACCAGTGGGAACTGATAACAAACCGTCTGAGACCGTACCCGCAGCTACAGATTTGCCATCGATACAAACAAAACACGAAGAACCACCCCCGCCAGAGCCAGTTGCTGACAAACCACAAGAACCACGGAAGAAACCCTCTGAAATAATGGAAGAAAGAGAACTCTTGAAAATTAGTGAATTGAGAACTCATTTACAGGTAATAGTAGAACCAGGAGAGCTCAACATGAGGCGGTACACAGTGCTCGGAGGTGTGTTCCACCTGGACCTGCTAGAACAGCCTCCACAGCCCAAGATACTACAGGACCGCACTCTACTAACAGTGTTAGAAGGGGAACACAAGTTGCAGCACATAGACTACTATGAGGAGTACCGCGTGACATTGCCTGACAAGGATAACACAAGTGACGAGACCGACGCAGAGACTAAGGCGACCATGGAGAGTGAGCAGCTCAAGTTGGTTGCCATAAACATTGCTCTGCCCGAGTCTGTGCTATGGTTTGAGCCACCCACAGCAGTACAGTGGAACAGAGAAAAGAAAATATGGTCTACTTCAAACATTCATGATCCCAAATTCAATGAAGAAAAACAAGTTTTGTCCTTTAAAACCGGTCTGATGGCTCCTGTTGGTTTGGCAACATTTCGGTTCGTGAATCTACCGTACCAGACATGGGAGCTTCGTCCAGACTGGAAAGGCCCTCCTGGAGGAGTTTTCTTCAGTGTGACTGCGGCAACAGTTATAGTAGAGTTTATTATCCGGGCGAACCAAGTGTGTATGAATCAACTACAGAACGCTACCAGTACAGCACTACAAGATATAGTCGGTACATTTTATCCTCCCCACCAACTGATGAGGCGGATGCGTCAGGGTGGCATCGATTTGTTCCCTCAGCACGACGCCTACATCTACGTGGAAGGTGTCACACAGAAGCATTACACAGCTGAGAACCATCTGTATGACTGCATGGCACTCTGCAGCACCACATACAACTTTTCATGGTCTAGATGGAATCTCCTAGCCGGCCGTAATAATATGGTCATGCAG GTACGTGAGTTCATAGACCGAAAACGCCTGCCTAATTACCAGATGCTTCATGTTACTCCCCTGAAGGCAATCATTGTCGACTGTACTGAG GTGAGTCAGGCATTTTCACACCAGGGGGTGGAAGGGATGGAGTTCTACCCTGACCTGTTTATGCTTGTCTCTAAACACGCCAGCTCCAGTTCCAAGGAAAAGATTGCTGCAATCGACCAGGATCTTGTACAAACAGTCTACCAAATCCTCCATAACACTCGGGTGCTGAGTTACTCCTAA